From the Lolium rigidum isolate FL_2022 chromosome 2, APGP_CSIRO_Lrig_0.1, whole genome shotgun sequence genome, one window contains:
- the LOC124689336 gene encoding putative FBD-associated F-box protein At3g50710, with product MEKTEVAVVAAPGPERLDSDGNASKRADCDEADSDLISKLPADMLAVIISLLPTKDAGRTQVLSRRWRPLWRAVPLNLDARAKLPGSPAHAHTVPVSAVSTIISQHPGPARRFSFTGFHAGDFDAEMESWFRSRALDKLEELHLCCHTSIDSSSGLPEQSQRLPLSVLRSASTLLVTRITGCSFPTDVPSMNFPVLAQLTLLYVLIPGDVFHGLLSSCHALESLYMSGVSATTGRLRVTSPTLRSIAFNHWPSAKAAQQLVIQDAPHLVRLLIPYDSQDGCVTIRVISAPKLEILGPFFPVLSNLIVSQGISPVSSANWTRSVKVLALRSSGFALHAVLNILRWFPSLEKLYVIFRPHKYIEMDKEDDPLYDPLHPIECLQAHLKLVVFKSFVGNEKQVNFARFFVLNAKVVNRIEFELFKYKSESVAYQHQLLQVENRASRGAQIQFRNQPARSDLDAHKHIHDLSVADPFRHCQNWVRP from the exons ATGGAGAAGACGGAGgtcgcggtggtggcggcgcctggtCCCGAAAGGCTAGATTCCGATGGAAACGCATCGAAGCGGGCAGACTGCGATGAGGCCGACAGCGATCTCATCAGCAAGCTCCCCGCCGACATGCTCGCCGTCATCATCTCCCTCCTCCCCACCAAGGACGCCGGCCGCACGCAGGTACTCTCCCGCCGGTGGCGCCCCCTGTGGCGCGCCGTGCCTCTCAACCTCGACGCCCGCGCCAAACTCCCCGGAAGTCCAGCACACGCCCACACCGTCCCCGTTTCCGCCGTCTCCACGATCATCTCGCAACATCCTGGCCCCGCCCGGCGGTTCTCGTTCACCGGCTTCCACGCCGGCGacttcgacgccgagatggagaGCTGGTTCCGCTCCCGCGCGCTCGACAAACTCGAGGAGCTCCATCTGTGCTGCCACACTAGCATCGATTCATCATCTGGGCTGCCTGAACAGAGCCAACGTCTGCCGCTATCTGTGCTCCGCTCCGCCTCCACCCTCCTCGTTACCAGGATCACCGGTTGCTCTTTTCCTACCGATGTGCCGTCCATGAATTTCCCTGTCCTCGCGCAGCTCACTTTGCTCTACGTTTTAATCCCTGGGGATGTCTTCCACGGCTTGCTCTCTAGCTGCCATGCCTTGGAGAGCTTGTACATGTCCGGAGTTTCTGCTACTACTGGTCGCCTCCGTGTTACCTCGCCGACTCTAAGGAGCATTGCCTTCAATCATTGGCCTAGTGCAAAAGCCGCCCAACAACTGGTCATCCAGGATGCTCCTCACCTTGTGAGGCTACTAATACCTTACGATTCCCAAGATGGTTGTGTGACTATCCGGGTAATCAGCGCACCTAAGCTCGAGATATTGGGCCCTTTTTTTCCCGTCCTCTCCAACCTCATCGTCTCACAG GGAATAAGCCCAGTCAGCTCCGCAAACTGGACCCGCAGTGTGAAGGTTTTGGCTCTCAGGTCTTCTGGCTTTGCATTGCACGCAGTTCTTAATATCCTCAGGTGGTTCCCCTCTTTGGAGAAGCTATATGTCATT TTTCGCCCACACAAATACATTGAGATGGATAAGGAGGATGACCCGCTGTATGACCCACTACATCCAATCGAATGCCTTCAAGCCCATTTGAAACTTGTGGTATTCAAGTCATTTGTAGGCAATGAGAAGCAGGTTAACTTTGCCAGGTTCTTTGTTTTGAACGCAAAAGTGGTCAACAGAATTGAATTTGaactcttcaagtacaagagtgaatcGGTGGCTTATCAGCACCAGCTGCTACAAGTGGAAAACAGAGCTTCTCGAGGTGCTCAAATTCAATTTAGGAATCAACCAGCTCGTAGTGATCTCGATGCACACAAGCATATCCATGATTTGTCAGTGGCCGACCCCTTCAGACATTGTCAAAATTGGGTTCGTCCCTGA